One region of Camelus bactrianus isolate YW-2024 breed Bactrian camel chromosome 20, ASM4877302v1, whole genome shotgun sequence genomic DNA includes:
- the LOC105064246 gene encoding DLA class II histocompatibility antigen, DR-1 beta chain encodes MVCLWFPRGSRTAVLTVMLMVLSPPLAWAGDTPTLFMVQSKSECHFSNGTEQVRFLDRYIYNREELVRFDSDVGEYRAVAALGRRAAERWNRRKDALGRARAAVDTFCRQNYEFFESGTVRRRVEPTVTVYPAKPQPLQHHSLLVCSVTGFYPGHIEVRWFRNGQEEEAGVVSTGLIPNGDWTFQTMVMLEVVPQSGEVYTCRVEHPSRTGPVTVEWRAQNESSQGKMLCGIGGFVLGLLFLGVGLFVYFRNQEGHLGLQPTGLLS; translated from the exons ATGGTGTGTCTGTGGTTCCCCAGAGGCTCCCGGACAGCAGTTCTGACAGTGATGCTGATGGTGCTGAGTCCTCCCCTGGCTTGGGCTGGGGACACCCCAA CACTTTTCATGGTGCAGAGTAAGTCCGAGTGTCATTTCTCCAACGGGACGGAGCAGGTGCGGTTCCTGGACAGATACATCTACAACCGGGAGGAGCTGGTGCGCTTCGACAGCGACGTGGGGGAGTACCGGGCGGTGGCCGCGCTGGGGCGGCGGGCCGCGGAGCGCTGGAACCGCCGGAAGGACGCGCTGGGGCGGGCGCGGGCCGCGGTGGACACGTTCTGCAGGCAGAACTACGAGTTTTTTGAGAGCGGCACGGTGCGGCGGCGCG TGGAGCCCACAGTGACCGTGTATCCTGCGAAGCCCCAGCCCCTGCAGCACCACAGCCTCCTGGTCTGCTCTGTGACGGGCTTCTATCCAGGCCACATTGAAGTCAGGTGGTTCCGGAACGGCCAGGAAGAGGAGGCTGGGGTGGTCTCCACAGGCCTGATCCCTAATGGAGACTGGACCTTCCAGACCATGGTGATGCTTGAAGTGGTTCCTCAGAGTGGGGAGGTCTACACCTGCCGAGTGGAGCACCCCAGCCGGACGGGCCCTGTCACAGTGGAATGGA GGGCACAGAATGAGTCTTCACAAGGCAAGATGCTGTGTGGAATCGGGGGCTTCGTTCTGGGTCTGCTCTTCCTTGGGGTGGGGCTGTTCGTCTACTTCAGGAACCAGGAAG GACACCTTGGACTTCAGCCAACAG GACTCCTGAGCTGA